A single Lolium perenne isolate Kyuss_39 chromosome 6, Kyuss_2.0, whole genome shotgun sequence DNA region contains:
- the LOC127310391 gene encoding protein FAR1-RELATED SEQUENCE 5-like, which produces MAVTPFFCTQAAQTEVVDESQDPLLAEHGGQGGDSDVHSGGGQQFNAAPPPANPSTENINTTTMPTTTLCGSSNPELADHGANGVAPNEEVASGPQEPFLGMRFDTIEDAREHYNAYSKRTGFSIKSNTSLRQPFSKVVRKQQFVCNKYRAPKTEEQIQEERVKIVEEVSPVQLDDEDGDGEEAGPSKKPKTAGVKRQREKIKQTKCPTKMCVKLINNKYEVTYFIAEHNHPMLVKPSLTKYLRSHKGISRDEREFLKCLHDCNLETGRMMTVMSSFYAEECFVPYDPKAITNLRTSLRKEEKEWDIAETVAYFAELKDKDPGFYSRISFDEEHRVENIFWVDSAARKAYTEAYHDCVSFDTTFLTNQFNMPFAPFPTNIITDQDVAMRNAIREVFFDTCHRNCRWHVMKKANEKLGPFLGRHPGLTEDFNECINESMSEDEFEARWAEMIAKWDLAEHETFLWLNKYAKFWVPCYYRHRFFQFLQSTQRSEGFNAVLKRYINPHNSIKHFVKQYEKLQQRILGKEGHNDFRTDELEPDPWSPFPIEKQALAVYTRPIYHRFRKEFALIGCYNVQPQGNNLYQLVPNNEKCYPYGGRYYMVNANGGQFNCECCKFERDDQYILRRWTPAALQTVVQPTVPAQDDVMPEESRQKLRFANLSTKFVALAKLASASDQHDAIARRHIREMTTEFAQLNKDIYFSTYYASENIFSAYPNATSTSTYNIKQAAGTSVSSRACANSTYYM; this is translated from the exons ATGGCAGTGACCCCTTTTTTCTGCACTCAAGCTGCCCAGACGGAGGTTGTCGATGAGTCTCAGGACCCACTCCTTGCTGAGCATGGTGGACAAGGTGGCGACTCTGATGTGCACAGTGGTGGAGGGCAGCAATTCAATGCAGCACCACCTCCAGCAAATCCTAGCACTGAAAACATAAACACAACGACTATGCCTACTACAACCCTTTGTGGTTCTTCTAACCCTGAGTTGGCGGATCATGGTGCTAATGGAGTTGCTCCTAATGAAGAAGTTGCATCTGGTCCTCAAGAACCCTTCCTTGGTATGCGATTTGACACAATCGAAGATGCCAGAGAGCACTACAATGCTTACTCAAAAAGAACGGGGTTTTCTATCAAATCAAACACATCACTGAGGCAACCTTTCAGTAAGGTGGTGCGGAAGCAACAATTTGTGTGCAACAAGTATCGGGCACCGAAAACAGAAGAGCAAATTCAAGAGGAGAGAGTCAAAATTGTAGAAGAGGTTAGCCCTGTCCAGCTAGATGATGAAGACGGGGATGGAGAAGAAGCTGGACCGTCCaagaaaccaaaaactgcaggaGTTAAGCGGCAAAGGGAAAAAATAAAGCAAACCAAGTGTCCAACAAAAATGTGTGTGAAGTTGATTAACAACAAATATGAAGTGACATATTTTATTGCAGAACACAATCACCCCATGCTTGTGAAACCTTCACTGACAAAGTACCTGAGATCACACAAAGGCATATCTAGAGATGAAAGGGAGTTCCTGAAATGCCTACATGACTGCAACTTAGAAACTGGGCGTATGATGACAGTGATGTCTTCTTTTTATGCTGAAGAATGTTTCGTCCCCTATGATCCAAAAGCTATAACAAATCTGCGAACAAGtttgaggaaggaggagaaggaatgggACATTGCTGAGACAGTGGCTTATTTTGCAGAGTTGAAGGACAAGGACCCGGGTTTCTACTCTCGAATTTCTTTTGATGAAGAGCACAGGGTTGAAAACATTTTCTGGGTTGACAGTGCTGCAAGGAAGGCTTACACAGAAGCATATCATGATTGTGTGTCATTTGATACAACTTTCTTGACTAATCAGTTCAATATGCCATTTGCTCCATTT CCAACAAATATTATAACAGACCAGGACGTGGCTATGAGGAATGCAATCAGAGAAGTTTTCTTTGACACTTGTCACCGCAACTGCCGCTGGCACGTTATGAAGAAAGCAAATGAGAAGCTCGGGCCATTCCTGGGTAGGCACCCTGGTTTGACTGAAGACTTCAATGAATGCATCAATGAAAGTATGAGTGAGGATGAATTTGAAGCAAGATGGGCAGAAATGATTGCAAAGTGGGATTTAGCtgagcatgaaacatttttatggtTGAATAAGTATGCAAAATTCTGGGTTCCATGCTACTACAGACATCGATTCTTCCAATTTTTGCAATCAACTCAGAGGAGTGAGGGATTTAACGCTGTTCTAAAACGTTACATCAACCCTCACAACTCAATCAAGCATTTTGTTAAACAATATGAGAAGCTACAGCAACGGATATTGGGTAAGGAGGGCCACAATGATTTCCGCACGGATGAGCTTGAGCCAGATCCATGGTCGCCGTTCCCTATTGAGAAGCAAGCCTTGGCTGTGTACACACGTCCCATCTACCATCGGTTCAGGAAGGAGTTCGCGCTCATTGGCTGTTATAATGTCCAACCACAGGGCAATAATTTGTACCAGCTAGTTCCTAACAATGAGAAGTGCTATCCTTATGGTGGAAGGTACTACATGGTTAATGCTAATGGTGGGCAATTCAACTGCGAGTGCTGCAAGTTTGAGCGTGACG ATCAATACATATTACGAAGATGGACTCCAGCTGCATTGCAAACTGTGGTTCAGCCAACTGTCCCAGCACAAGATGATGTTATGCCTGAAGAATCACGGCAGAAATTGCGGTTTGCAAACTTGTCAACTAAGTTTGTTGCTTTGGCTAAACTAGCAAGTGCATCAGACCAGCATGATGCTATTGCTCGTAGACACATCAGAGAAATGACAACTGAGTTTGCACAACTAAACAAG GACATCTACTTCAGCACCTACTACGCATCAGAGAACATCTTCAGCGCCTACCCGAACGCGACCAGTACCTCCACCTACAACATCAAACAGGCAGCAGGCACCTCGGTCAGCTCCAGGGCATGTGCCAACAGCACATACTACATGTGA